The following nucleotide sequence is from Acaryochloris thomasi RCC1774.
TACGCCAACGCGTCTCAAGATTGGTGCGCAAGACACTGTCATTCTCCAAAAAGCTAGAGAATCATATCGGTGCTATTTGGTACTTTATTCACCATTACAATCAATCCTTACCTATTTAGGACTACCAGAGATTTGTCATGGTGTGGAAAGTATAGCTGAGGCTCTTTTTAGAAAAGTATTTCGGGGTTTATATCGCCTGTTTGGGTCGAGAACGCAAACGCAGTAACATTCTCGACCTCTTTCAGCATTCCTCTATGTCGACCGCATCTGCTGACTAATCCCATCGACTAAAAACGTCAACAATACAAAGCATCCTAAGGTAAGGGTCAAACCTGAATAGTCAAAACTGCTGAGCTGTTCAGTCATTAAACGCCCCAATCCCCCGGCTCCCACTAATCCGACAATGACGGTTTCTCGAATGCAGACTTCCCAGCGGTAAAAGATATAGGCCACAAAGCGTCCAAGATTCTGCGGTAAGACACCGTAGAGAACAATTTGTTCTGGGGAAGCGCCGAGTGTCTGCAGCGCTCGTACCGGTCGATCATCAAGATTTTCATTCACCTCCGCCATCAAGCGCCCCAAAATGCCGAGGTTGTGAACGGCCAACGCCAGCACCCCCGGCCACACACCAGGGAATAGTACAAACAAAAAGACTAAGGCCCAAATTGGTGCGGGAATGGCCCGACTGACCAGTAGTAGTAAGCGGCTGCATAGAAATAGGCTTGTGGCTCCGAGAGATCGCGTTGTCTCTCCTTGGGGGTACAGCCATCCCCCCGGTAGTAAAAAGGTTCGCGCCGCCGGGAATGACAGGAGAATGCCACCAGCTCCGGCAAGAGCAGCGGCCAAAATTGACATCGATAGAGTCAGACTCGACAGGTGAAGTAAGTTCTGAAGGCTATAAAAACTCGGCCATGCAGGGGCTGCATCTGTGAGGATTTCTTGCAAAAGCCTGTGGGTGCGAGGAGACCATAGCCGTTCCCAACCGATCCCCAGTCCCCAAAAGCAGAGGGGAATGGCTAAGGTGATCAGCCCCCAAGAGAGGGACAATGCCCCGTTGGGTCGATGGGGAAGGGCCAAGTCGTTGGGCCTGTTGCTGATCTCCCTGCAGGTCTGGAGATCTAAGCGGCTGGTGAAGCCCATTGTTTGCCGCATCCAGGCGCTCCACAAATCGACGGTCCCGTTGAGGATGATCAGGGCGTAGAAGCCAGTCCAGAGCTGTCTGTACTGCAGAGACTGCAGGCTCAGGAATATTTCATAGCCCAGCCCCCCAGCACCGATGACGCCCAAGACGGCGGCGGAACGCAGGGAGCATTCAAAGCGGTAAGAGGCGTAGGACAGCAGGTTGGGGAAGGCTTGGGGCAACAATCCATAGAGCCAAGCGGCTGCGGGTGAGGCTCCGCTATTAAGCAGTGCGTTGAGGGGGGCTCGGGGGGTTGTATCTAAAATCTCGGAGAAGACTTTGGCCACGATGGCGCTGAATGGAATTGCGATCGCAACCACCGCAACCACCGGATCGAGTCCTAAAATACTGAGAAAAAACAAGCCCCAGATCAGCTCATGAATCGCCCTCGGAAAGGCCAACAGCAATCGCATGAGTCGCCAAATCAGCGGTCCTAGCCAGCCCCCTTTTGCCGCCGGAGGCAGAACCGTTCGCCACCAGGTTGCTGACGTGAGTACGCCCCCTATAAACCCGAGGCCAATGCTGAGGGTGGTGCCACAAACTGCGTAGGCAAAGGTCACTAACGTCGCTCGACCCATGACGCCCAAAAACTCAGGGTTGAGGTCCGGCGTTAGGCTGGCCTGCCAAAATTCTCCGAGCTGGCCGAGGCCGCCCCAGTTGATGAGTGCTGACTGTCCCTGGCTAGCGATGTATAGGGAGGATGCGATCGCAACCACCACTATCGCCATCCACAGCATCTTCCGCGTCATGAGCGATGGACGAGCAGGCAGTTTAGCAACGGGAGGAGACGCAGACATTAACCAATCTCAAGGACCAAGAGCTTATCTACTCGAAGTAAACCGGTAGAGCCTGTCAATCATACCCTCAGTCACCTGAGACGGCGGCAGATCGAACTGTAGCTGTCCCTGGCATAGGCCCAATAATCGCGTGCAGTACTGAAAAGCAAACTCAATATCATGGAGGCTCACCACCAGTGTCTTGCCAGCTTCCCTCGTCAGGCTTCGGAGTAAAGCCATCAAATCATGGGACCGTGCCGGATCTAAGCTCGCAATCGGCTCATCGGCCAAGATAGCCACCGGCTGCTGCACCAGCACCCGAGCCAGCGCCACCCGTTGCTGTTCCCCCCCTGAAAGGCGATCGGCGCGGGCATAGAGCTTATCCGCAATGCCCACCTGCTCTAACGCTTGCACCACCGTTTCTTTGCTCTGCGGCCACAGCAGAGACCAAGCCGCCTTCCCCAACGACCAGTGCCCCAACTGCCCCGCATTGACATTGTGAATCACCGATAGATTCGTGACCAGATGATGTTGCTGATAAACCGTGCCCACCTGTCGCTGGATTCGCCGCCGTCTTCGAGGGCTAAGCTGACTCAAATCACGGCCTAAAACCGTCACCTGCCCTGTCGAAGGTACTAGGCTCCCATTCAAAAGATTGAGGAGAGTACTTTTACCGGCACCGCTGGGGCCAATCAATGCGACCCGCTCCCCCAGACCAATGGAGAGACTCAAATCGCTGAGGGCCATCACATCCCCAAACTGCCGGGAGACCTGAGCCAGCTCAAAGACAGGCTCACCCATTACTTAATCTTGCCGATCTGGCGACCAATCTTCTCGATCTGGGCATAGTTCTGATTCTCAGTCGGAATAAACTTGACCGCCCCAAACAAATCTAAAATCTCTTTTTCTTCAGGAACGCTGGTATCAAGGCGAGTTAACGCTCCTTGCAGCTTTTTAGTGAATCCAGTTCCATAGCGTTCTTCAACGGCTGGGCTTGCAACCCAGTGGTAGTCATAGTAGGGCGGCGTTCGCCAGATCACCTGGACCTTAGCCTCATCCACACTCCCCTCTGTCAAGCGGCTGTCCCAGACCTGTGAGTTTAGAGCACCCACTTCAAACGTACCCGCCTCAACCAGCTTAATCGTCGCATCATGGTTCCCCGAAAATCCTACCTCGCCCTTTACTTCTTCCAGCGCGACCCCCGCCTGCTGCATGAAGTACTGAGGCATCAGCCGTCCCGAAGTTGAAGACTCGCTGCCAAAGGTCAGGGTGTGACCCTTGAGTGCCGTGAGGCCGCTTACCTCTTCAAAAGGCTGAACACCGCTATTGGCATTGGTAATGAAAACGCTGGTGAACTGTTCATCAATATCGCGCTGGGCAATGGCTTGGGCGCCTGTCACCTGAAGGCGAGCCTGCACGCCCGTCAGTCCTCCAAACCAGACTAGATCTAAATCACCTACTTTGAAGGCCGTCACAGCAGCGGCATAGTCGGTCACTGGCTGATACTGAACGGGGACGTTCAGCTCTGACTCTAGATAGGCCGTGAGTTTTTCTGAAAGGCGCTGAATTTTTTCAGGATCCTGATCGGGAATGGCTCCAATCGCTAAAGGAGCAGCATCGACTCCATCGACCTCACCTGCAGGCTTCGGCGTTGGCTCTTGGCTAGCACAGGCGGCCAGCAATGAAACAATACTCCCCCACAAAATGACTTGTTGTTTGAACCGTTTCATCTTCGACCTCTTTAGCATCATCACTGGAGAGCTAGGGTACAGTGCCCCCAACGGCCAATGCAAGATAGGTTGCCTCTCGCTGCTGACCCTTGAAGTCTGCCTACTGCTCCACACCACAAGAACTAGAGCTCTAAGCAAGTAGACTGTAGCAGTGGTGTGTAGCTTTTGGCCGTCAACCAAGCGGTAAACTATTGATAGCTTTTTCCCATAGACTCTTGGCTATGGGCATAAAACATATAGCTGGAGTGACACCATAGATGACAGATGCTGAGACGCAACCCCTGCAGGTTTTATCCGTGGACATTGGGGGCAGTGGTATTAAAGCAATGGTGTTGAATGAGACCGGTAAACCCATTACCGAACGTAATCGCATCAAGACCCCTCACCCCCCAACCCCCGACGCTGTCCTGGATGTGATCGCTCAATTAGCTACAGAACAAGGCGCCTTTGAACAGGTTTCTGTCGGTTTTCCGGGAGTGGTCCAACACGGCGTCACTAAAACTGCCGTTAACCTCACCGCCGAATGGCTTGGCTTTGACCTCGCCACAGCCCTTTCAAAGCGATTAGGAAAACCTGTACGTGTCGCTAATGATGCCGATATTCAGGGCTATGGCGCAATCTCAGGTAAAGGCGTTGAATTAGTATTAACGCTGGGAACTGGCTTTGGCTCTGCTTTGTTCGTCAACGGCCACTTGGTCCCCAACCTTGAAATGGCCCACCACCCCTTTCAAAAGCAGAAGACCTATGAGCAGCAGTTGGGTCGTAAAGCTCTCAAAAAGAAAGGTAATAAGACCTGGAATCGAAATTTAGCCAAAGCAATCGCTAATTTAGAACGACTGTTTAGCTATGATCAACTCTACATTGGGGGTGGGGAAGCAAAACGCATCAATATTGACCTGCCTCCGAACGTGACCATGGTATCCAACGAAGCCGGTATTCTGGGCGGAATAGCATTATGGGGCGACAGCGGAGCTGATTAGCGAATCAAGCGATGCGCTTCTAACAGCGTCACCATTTCTGCTGATGTTTCGGCATACCATGATTGGCCGGTACGAGGATCGTAAGCATGCCAGGCTACTTTTCCTGAAGGCCCCTGGATTTCTTCGAGACTGATCTGATTTCGTTTGATGATAGTTTCTGTTAGCCGTTGCCATAGGCTTAAGTGACTTGAGACTGATTGTTTACTTCTCTCAAGCTGCTCCTTTTCTTGCTGTAGTAACGTCAACAACTGCCGATCTTGATGAACCTGAGCGACATCGGTGCGATGAGCTAACGTCTCTTCCATATTGGCTTGGTGCTGTTCTGGCTGCTGACTCTGAACCGGAAAGTGAAGTGCATTTGCCATGATCAAAATCCTTAAACGTTCCCTACGTTATCTGTTGGTATCTTAGAGGTATTAAATAAAATCAAGCATCACTCTGATAGAAAATATGGGAACTTTTTCAGCCTTTGGCAAAGAAAAAATACTCTTTCATTAATCAGATTTTCTTGGATCTATTACCTCTATATATAATACTTTTCAGCACTTCTATGACGCTTTACGCAGCAAAGTTTTGCAACGTTTTTTGTCCGAAAATTATATTCATACGGCTTCAATAATATCTTTCGTTGGCAGAGCAATAGGGGTATCAGCCGTGGCTTATGGGCTTGAGCAGAATTCATGTATTTCTATCCCAATTAAGCGAAAGAGGAAGGATAACCTCTGTTCATTTCGGCCCATGTTGAAATATCTCGTTTTGTGTAAGTGCGCTTGCCCACTGAAGTTGGGGCATGCCGAGAAATGTGTAAAAAGGCATAAGATGGTTCTAGGACCTATACATAGCAGAGCTTCTAGGGATCTAAGCTCTCAAGCCTTCAAGCCATTTAAATCACACTATACTCTTCCCAAAAGCCTTGTCCTATCTAGATAAAATCTAGATCAATAGGAAGCTGAATCGCTTGTTCAAACGGCACCGGCATCGTCTCTATGTCCACCACGAAGTCACCAATGCGCTTCAGCTGCCCTACCAGAGAAGGACTCGTCGTTGCTAATGTCTTACGGTCAATGGGATTTCCCTCTGCACTAAGCTGCTGCATGATTAAAGACATATCCATCGCATTCTGGAAAATCACCGCACTGGCCGTCAGGTCCAAATACTTGAGCTGCCTCTCCTGCTCATCGGGATCCTGCTTAGTGATCACCTCATGCGTACCAAAATGCAACCAATCGAGAAAGTGGTGATAGGTCTCAACAATGTTGGTGCAAGCCGTTATCTGTGAAAAGCTGATGTTCTATCTGTTAGACATTGCAAAACTTCCTGATGCCTGAATTTGAACTGAGACAGCCTGCTCCGTTGCAATCACCTGCTCGATCACGTCAGCGGCTTGATTGGCTCCGCCAGCTGTTTGCATGGCCTTTTGTAGCCTAACAGCATTGTTTCTGTAAGATTTCATAACCAAAACTCGACGGATGGTGCTGCGCAGCCTGGAGACAGTCAAATCTTTTAAGGTGACGACTTCTCCGGCCCCAGTCCAGGCAATTCGGGCTGCGACCCCCGGCTGATCGTTGGTAATCGGAATCGCCACCATCGGCACACCGTTACTCAAAGATTCCAAAACTGTATTCATGCCTGCATGGGTAATGGTCAGGGTGGCTCTTTGCAACAGTTCCAATTGGGGAGCATAGCCAACGACTAAAGGAGAGCCGGGTAAAATCGGCAGTGATTCTGGCGTACTTCCGCCGCCTAGCGCAATCACCAACTGCACATTTAAGACTTGACAGGCTTCTGCAATGATCTCGAACGTGCCTAGCAAACGGTTCTGTAGCGTACCAAGGGAGGCATAAATCAGCGGTTGTCCTGTCAATTGATCAAAGGGAAAATCTACAGGTTCGCGGGTGTTCTGATCTGAGTAAGGCCCCGTAAAGTAGAAGTGAGCGGGTAAGGATTGTCTTGGATATTCAAATTCAGCTGGTTGCTGGCAGATCTGTGCGAGTGGAGAATAGAAATCATTTTGATGCTTGAGAGATGGCAAGTTCCACTGCTGTCGATATGTAGCAATCTGCCTCGTACTGGGTTGCGCAAGAATAGAAAGTAATTGGTAGCCTATTTGATTCCGTAACCGTGCCCACCAGGTTGCGGAGTAGCGCCAGCTGGTAAAGAAAGGAGGCACATTGGAATCTTGATTGAACATTAGAGCGCAAGCAACGCTGATAAAGGGCAGATCTAATCTCTGAGCAATGCTTGAACCGCCAACTAAGGCCTGATCAATCAGCAGAATTTCTACACCCATATTCTGAAGAGCAGCAGGTGCTTCTTCCAGCAGGGTTGCTGTTGCTTGCTTCATCAGCTCAATGGAGTATCGAAATGCAGCTATACCACTGAGCTGTCCTAGCTTATCTAAAGATTGGCTAGTGGAGCCAAAGGGGAACTTGACTTCACCAATCGCCAGGAATTCTAATCCTGCAGCCAAAACTTTGGATTTTCCATCGAGAAGACCCACTATCGTTATGCGATGCCCTCGACGCTTCAGTTCATGCCCTAGCGCCATCATTGGATTGAGATGACCATTCAGAGTAGGACAAAGGATGCCGATATGAGTCATAAAACTATCTTCCTGGGACGTAAATAACGCTGGTAGGCTTCGTGAGCAATTTTCTTGCTCGCGCTGGCGATGTAGCAGAAGTTGTAAGTGCGGAGTTTTTTAAGGTCTCCTAGAATGGCAAACACGTCTGAACATTCAGTGAAATCCTGGCCTGTCTCATCGATCAAAGCCCCTCCCATTTGTTTGAGAAATGCGATCGCACCACAGACATCCCAAAAAGCCCCTTTGCCCATAAAAGCAAAGTCGAGTCGGGGTCGCTGACGATTGCGGGAGTCACAGCACCATAAAAGCGTAGGCACCGCCGCCCCTAATTGACGACGCTTAAGAATGAGACCTTGAAGCTGCAGGTTTTCAAAAGTGCTATCAATACCGTAGAACTGTGCTTCGGTTAACGTGTTGAGCGGTTTGATCAGCGGGGTAACCTCTTGGCTGAAGAAGATCTCGCCGGTGAAGGGCAAGGCAATCATCCCGCTTTCGACGACACCTTCTCTCACAAAGCCAATGGAAATAGCCCATAAAGGGATTCCTGCTTTGAAATTAGCCGTTCCATCTAGGGGATCGACCACAAACCACGTTCCGTCTTGGGAGGGTTTATCTTGCTCATCTTCCTCGGCCACAATTCCCGCAGCCGGAAAGTGCTGTTCAATCGCAGCAAGAATCCTGCGCTGTGATTGCCGATCTACTTCTGAGACAAGGTCATAGGAATGAGTTTTGCTTTGGAACGTGACATTTGGATCAGTGAACGCATGCTTTTGATACTGGGCAACTTCTGCAACTGCCTGTGACAAGGCTTCAATCATAGTTTTGGCTTGACTTAACCAAGGATGTTTGTGATTACGGGGCCTTAAGCTGCTGCTCTAGTAGCGGTCTGTGGGTGCTCTGTATACACAGACGGAATATCCCAAGCCTCAGCAATGCAGCCATCCACAATTCGCCATACGACAACGGCATCAAGTGCAACGAATCTGCCGTCCAATGTCATCCGATCCTGAACGTGCGTCACCAGTAGCTCATCGCCAATAGGTGTGATGGAAATCGGTTCAACCTCAAAGGTTCCCTGTGTAATGGCTTCGAGCGTTTCAAAAAAGTATTGGAGACCTTCTAAACCAACATAGTCGCCCTGGACCTCTGGCAGGTGAGGGTTGAAGAAATGCCAGACAAAGTTTGGTGCAAAAAGATTGGGATCTCTAGAGAGATCTTTAGGATCTAGTTGCTTGAGTAACGCAACATTTGGGTGCTCTTGAAGCATAATTCAATTCCTCTTAATTGAGACCTGATATTGAACGGTAAGCCCTCCAGTCCATGCGCAGTAAGGGCCATGAGAACAAAGAGCCTGTCTCATTAATGTATTTCACTGATTTCGTTTTTGTTAACTAGCAATAGGAACAGAGTTGATGGCTAGCAGAACTAATAGTTTTAGCCAATCGCTAAAATATTCTGCTTGGCTGCAGCCCCCAACTGCCTAGAAGAATCAATAGGTGAGCTTATACTGGCTATCTCTTTTTCTCTCGAAAATCTGTCGCAATATGGAGTATGGGATTCGCTTAACTGTTTTCAAAAAATAATTTCTAATCCTGACTAAATATGGAGTTACGAAAATATTGCCTATACAAATAGGCTAAGGGAACGTTGATTCTGAACTAGAAATTTAGTCTTTTCTCTTATCCGAACTCTCCGCACACATATCAGAATCGGCTCAAATCTCACTGTTTTAAAAGTGATTGATGAGCCTCAATTACTATGGAAAATCAGATGGTACAGCCTCGATCTGCTCAATGGTTTCTAGACTCTATCTTGACTCGCGCCTTAGATTGGAATGGAGAATGGATGCGATGGGGAATGGGGGGAGTTGCGATCGCATCCACCCTCTTCCTCTCTCTCCCAACAACAGCAGCCGAACATATTCACTTTAAGTACGACGACCTAGACATCACCTTCTCTGTAGAGACGCTAGACACTTACGCAAAGCTTGGACATGTAGAAGAAGAGCTAAAAGGCTATATTGCCTTACTCCCGACCAGAGCACAGGCAGACTTACGCCGCCTCCTACAGACTCCGTTCCCCATAGAAGCGCTGGAGCTTGAGAACGTGCTCAAAGCGCCAATGGGTCAAATGATGCTGACTGAAGTCGGTCGAATTATCCAAACGCAGTCGGGAGCTAATGGCGCGATGACGTTGCAAACAGCGTTGAATTTGGCCGCCAAGGACTCGGGTGGTTTGACCCTGATCAGCCTAATGCATCACCTACAAGCCGATGTTCGGGTTGACTTAAAGCAAGTCTTTAGGCTCCTCGAGCAGCGAGACGTGATGCGGAAGCAAGCGCACGTTCTAGTTCAAGAAATGCAGCCGTCGCGGACCACGACGGAAGCGTCCTGGTCCAAATCTGATCGCCTTACTGACCTTCGTCTAGCGGGGAAACTTGGGGTATTGAAAGAAACCGTGACTGCAACTTACACTCCACAACATTTTTCAAACGAGATGCGATCGCAACGCCAGGTCACCGCAGATTTGTATCGACCTAATCGCACCGATGACGTACCCGCTTCTGTAATCGTGATGTCCCACGGCTTAGGCGGGAACCGCGACAGTCATCTTCACTTTGCTCAGCATTTGGCATCCCACGGGTTTGCAGTGGTGGTGGTACAGCATCCTGGAAGTGACAAAGAGCAGTCGAAGGCGCTACTACAGGGGAGATCGCCCCATCTATTCGACTTTAATGCCTTCATTGATCGTCCCTCGGATATTACTCATCTACTGAACGAGCTAGAGAAACAAAACCAGACCGATTCAAGGGGGCGTCTCAATCTCCAACAGGTCGGCATCTTCGGACATTCCTTTGGTGGCTATACGGCCCTAGCCCTTGCGGGCGCGGAAATTGACTTTGCTCAGGTTGCCCAGAACTGCAGCACTCAAAGTTTTTTGCTCAATCCCTCCCTGTTGCTGCAGTGTCGCGCTCTAGAACTGCCGCGAAAAGCCTATCAGTTCCGAGATCCTCGTGTGCAGGCAATTCTAATTATCAATCCCGTCAACGCTAGCGTATTTGGGCGACCCAGTCTCCAGCAGATCAGTATCCCCGTTCTTTGGGCTACAGGAACCGAAGACGTTGTAACTCCGCTGGAGACTGAACATATTCCTTCTTTTCAGGCCCTGACCACCCACCATAAATATTTAGGCGTTGTTGAAGGGGCAAGGCATGGCGCTTCACCGATGAGTATGGCAAGCGTTGCACCGGGAGAGACTCCCTCAGATTCTTCTGTTCTCGATGATTACCTGAATGCAGTCGGTCTAGCTTTTATGCAGGTTCATGTTCAAGACGATGACATGTATCGCTCCTATCTTCAGCCTGCTTACGCCCAATCGATTAGCCGTGAGCCATATCAGTTGAACTTTATGCCTTTGGGCATAGATACCTCAACCTCGCATCAGTTTAATTCGCCATCGTTATAGACGCAGACAGAGACATAAACCTATGCCACTTATGTCAAGTCAGCGACCCATACAGTCACGGAACATTCTGTCAGGAATACCCAGTGACTCTTGACCTTAACTATCTTTTACCTATGTACATTGCCCACTCGAACAAACCTATTTCACCCAGCCCAATTCTTCGGCAGTTCCAGCGTCGAGAATGTTTGCCCATGATTAAGACTCTTCTATGGAAGATTGATGTCGGTATGGTCCGAACTCTGACCTTACAAGAAAGCGGTGCTGTTATAACACTTGGCCTATGGGGCGTTGGCGATGTTGTTGGACATCCGCTGGCCGGAGTTGAACCGTATCTCATCGAATGTCTTTGTAAGGTTCAAGCGCATCGACTGCACATAGATGATGGATTGGCGATAGATGAGGTGATGTGGTCTCACATCCATCAAAGTCAAATCTTACAAAGGATGAATTATGGCTCAATACCCGAACGCCTCAAGCAATTCTTAGCGTGGTTCGCTTATAAATTTGGGACAAAATCTGAAGAAGGATGGCGTATCCCCAACCGCCTGACACAGCAAGATATTGCAGAAGCCATTGGAACAAGCCGAGTCACCATCTGCAGATTACTTGGCGAATTAGAGCAAGGCGGAATTATTCACTCATCTAAAAAGGGTTATCTACTCAGTCACCGCTTTCAGATGGAGAGATAGCGTCAGAATTTATGTCTGTGTACCTCCAGAATTACAGTCCCGCTACTAATTGATTCAATACGGAAAAACTAATGTTATTTAAATGTTTACTCCATTCGACAGCATTAGATTATAAAGCGCCTGAAGACGAGTTTTTGCCTCAAGTTTAGCGACAATATTATTGATATGAAACTTGACCGTACTGTCACTGATGTAGAGTTTTTCAGCAACGTCGCGATCGCGAAATCCCTGC
It contains:
- a CDS encoding putative selenate ABC transporter substrate-binding protein codes for the protein MKRFKQQVILWGSIVSLLAACASQEPTPKPAGEVDGVDAAPLAIGAIPDQDPEKIQRLSEKLTAYLESELNVPVQYQPVTDYAAAVTAFKVGDLDLVWFGGLTGVQARLQVTGAQAIAQRDIDEQFTSVFITNANSGVQPFEEVSGLTALKGHTLTFGSESSTSGRLMPQYFMQQAGVALEEVKGEVGFSGNHDATIKLVEAGTFEVGALNSQVWDSRLTEGSVDEAKVQVIWRTPPYYDYHWVASPAVEERYGTGFTKKLQGALTRLDTSVPEEKEILDLFGAVKFIPTENQNYAQIEKIGRQIGKIK
- a CDS encoding Tn3 family transposase, whose protein sequence is MSFSQITACTNIVETYHHFLDWLHFGTHEVITKQDPDEQERQLKYLDLTASAVIFQNAMDMSLIMQQLSAEGNPIDRKTLATTSPSLVGQLKRIGDFVVDIETMPVPFEQAIQLPIDLDFI
- a CDS encoding alpha/beta hydrolase, producing the protein MENQMVQPRSAQWFLDSILTRALDWNGEWMRWGMGGVAIASTLFLSLPTTAAEHIHFKYDDLDITFSVETLDTYAKLGHVEEELKGYIALLPTRAQADLRRLLQTPFPIEALELENVLKAPMGQMMLTEVGRIIQTQSGANGAMTLQTALNLAAKDSGGLTLISLMHHLQADVRVDLKQVFRLLEQRDVMRKQAHVLVQEMQPSRTTTEASWSKSDRLTDLRLAGKLGVLKETVTATYTPQHFSNEMRSQRQVTADLYRPNRTDDVPASVIVMSHGLGGNRDSHLHFAQHLASHGFAVVVVQHPGSDKEQSKALLQGRSPHLFDFNAFIDRPSDITHLLNELEKQNQTDSRGRLNLQQVGIFGHSFGGYTALALAGAEIDFAQVAQNCSTQSFLLNPSLLLQCRALELPRKAYQFRDPRVQAILIINPVNASVFGRPSLQQISIPVLWATGTEDVVTPLETEHIPSFQALTTHHKYLGVVEGARHGASPMSMASVAPGETPSDSSVLDDYLNAVGLAFMQVHVQDDDMYRSYLQPAYAQSISREPYQLNFMPLGIDTSTSHQFNSPSL
- a CDS encoding inositol monophosphatase family protein produces the protein MIEALSQAVAEVAQYQKHAFTDPNVTFQSKTHSYDLVSEVDRQSQRRILAAIEQHFPAAGIVAEEDEQDKPSQDGTWFVVDPLDGTANFKAGIPLWAISIGFVREGVVESGMIALPFTGEIFFSQEVTPLIKPLNTLTEAQFYGIDSTFENLQLQGLILKRRQLGAAVPTLLWCCDSRNRQRPRLDFAFMGKGAFWDVCGAIAFLKQMGGALIDETGQDFTECSDVFAILGDLKKLRTYNFCYIASASKKIAHEAYQRYLRPRKIVL
- a CDS encoding Crp/Fnr family transcriptional regulator; its protein translation is MIKTLLWKIDVGMVRTLTLQESGAVITLGLWGVGDVVGHPLAGVEPYLIECLCKVQAHRLHIDDGLAIDEVMWSHIHQSQILQRMNYGSIPERLKQFLAWFAYKFGTKSEEGWRIPNRLTQQDIAEAIGTSRVTICRLLGELEQGGIIHSSKKGYLLSHRFQMER
- a CDS encoding glycosyltransferase translates to MTHIGILCPTLNGHLNPMMALGHELKRRGHRITIVGLLDGKSKVLAAGLEFLAIGEVKFPFGSTSQSLDKLGQLSGIAAFRYSIELMKQATATLLEEAPAALQNMGVEILLIDQALVGGSSIAQRLDLPFISVACALMFNQDSNVPPFFTSWRYSATWWARLRNQIGYQLLSILAQPSTRQIATYRQQWNLPSLKHQNDFYSPLAQICQQPAEFEYPRQSLPAHFYFTGPYSDQNTREPVDFPFDQLTGQPLIYASLGTLQNRLLGTFEIIAEACQVLNVQLVIALGGGSTPESLPILPGSPLVVGYAPQLELLQRATLTITHAGMNTVLESLSNGVPMVAIPITNDQPGVAARIAWTGAGEVVTLKDLTVSRLRSTIRRVLVMKSYRNNAVRLQKAMQTAGGANQAADVIEQVIATEQAVSVQIQASGSFAMSNR
- a CDS encoding nuclear transport factor 2 family protein — encoded protein: MLQEHPNVALLKQLDPKDLSRDPNLFAPNFVWHFFNPHLPEVQGDYVGLEGLQYFFETLEAITQGTFEVEPISITPIGDELLVTHVQDRMTLDGRFVALDAVVVWRIVDGCIAEAWDIPSVYTEHPQTATRAAA
- a CDS encoding ROK family protein; translation: MTDAETQPLQVLSVDIGGSGIKAMVLNETGKPITERNRIKTPHPPTPDAVLDVIAQLATEQGAFEQVSVGFPGVVQHGVTKTAVNLTAEWLGFDLATALSKRLGKPVRVANDADIQGYGAISGKGVELVLTLGTGFGSALFVNGHLVPNLEMAHHPFQKQKTYEQQLGRKALKKKGNKTWNRNLAKAIANLERLFSYDQLYIGGGEAKRINIDLPPNVTMVSNEAGILGGIALWGDSGAD
- a CDS encoding PhnE/PtxC family ABC transporter permease, whose product is MSASPPVAKLPARPSLMTRKMLWMAIVVVAIASSLYIASQGQSALINWGGLGQLGEFWQASLTPDLNPEFLGVMGRATLVTFAYAVCGTTLSIGLGFIGGVLTSATWWRTVLPPAAKGGWLGPLIWRLMRLLLAFPRAIHELIWGLFFLSILGLDPVVAVVAIAIPFSAIVAKVFSEILDTTPRAPLNALLNSGASPAAAWLYGLLPQAFPNLLSYASYRFECSLRSAAVLGVIGAGGLGYEIFLSLQSLQYRQLWTGFYALIILNGTVDLWSAWMRQTMGFTSRLDLQTCREISNRPNDLALPHRPNGALSLSWGLITLAIPLCFWGLGIGWERLWSPRTHRLLQEILTDAAPAWPSFYSLQNLLHLSSLTLSMSILAAALAGAGGILLSFPAARTFLLPGGWLYPQGETTRSLGATSLFLCSRLLLLVSRAIPAPIWALVFLFVLFPGVWPGVLALAVHNLGILGRLMAEVNENLDDRPVRALQTLGASPEQIVLYGVLPQNLGRFVAYIFYRWEVCIRETVIVGLVGAGGLGRLMTEQLSSFDYSGLTLTLGCFVLLTFLVDGISQQMRST
- a CDS encoding phosphonate ABC transporter ATP-binding protein — encoded protein: MGEPVFELAQVSRQFGDVMALSDLSLSIGLGERVALIGPSGAGKSTLLNLLNGSLVPSTGQVTVLGRDLSQLSPRRRRRIQRQVGTVYQQHHLVTNLSVIHNVNAGQLGHWSLGKAAWSLLWPQSKETVVQALEQVGIADKLYARADRLSGGEQQRVALARVLVQQPVAILADEPIASLDPARSHDLMALLRSLTREAGKTLVVSLHDIEFAFQYCTRLLGLCQGQLQFDLPPSQVTEGMIDRLYRFTSSR